The Chloroflexota bacterium sequence CGCGCACGCCGGAGAGTCCCGGGCGGGTGCAATTTTTACAATGGGCACAGGCCGAATTCTCTGCCTCGGGCTGGACGACCGCCCCCCAGGCAGCGGAAATCGATGGGCATGAGATCACCAATCTCGTCGCGCAGCACGAAGCCCGCGCAGACGGGCAGCCCTGGTTTATTTTGGCAGCTCATTATGATACGCGCATCTACGCCGATCAAGACCCCGACCCGGAGAAGCGCGGGCTGCCCGTCCCTGGGGCCAATGATGGCGCTTCGGGCGTGGCTGTTCTGCTCGAGCTGGCGCGTGTCATCCCGGCTGATTATCCCGCGGAAATCTGGTTGGTATTATTCGACGCTGAAGATAACGGCCGCATCGAAGGCTGGGATTGGATTCTCGGTTCGCGCGCTTTTGTCGCCGCGTTGGAAGGACAGCCCGACGCGGTGATTATTGTAGATATGATTGGCGATGCCGATTTGAATATTAAAATGGAGCGTAATTCCGATGTTGCGCTGACGTTCTCAATTTGGGAACAGGCAGCGGCTCTGGGATATAGCGCATATTTCCTTCCGATGATGGGCTACAGTATGCTCGACGACCACACGCCGTTTTTGCAAGCGGGCATTCCGGCAGTTGATGTGATTGATTTTGATTATCCTTACTGGCATACGACCGAAGATACGCTGGATAAAGTTTCGGCAGAGAGTTTGCAAATTGTGGGCGATACACTGCTGGCCTGGCTGCAAAATCGGGTTGCTCCGCTGGATAAGTGAGCGTTGAGAATGGTTATAAGTTTTGTCAGTAACCCTAATGTAGTGTACACTTAACTTATGCGAGTTGTAGAGTTATTTGATCAGGTTCGCGACCGTTGGGGCGAACGCGTGGCGCATCGGTTGGCGCGTGGCGAGCGCGTGCGCGAAAGTTTCCGTGATGAACTGGAGCGTTATTTCGATCTAATGCGCCAGGCGATCAGCAGCGGTGATCCTGCCTGGTTGAATGATGTGCTGGATCAGTGGACCGAGGCGCGCACGCAGTCCGAGCGCGAGCAGCGCGAAGCCAGTTTGGTCCCGATTCTGGGGCATATCATGCTCTCGTTGAATCATGTAGCGCGTGAAATCTTGAATCCCGAGGATGCGCTGGATTTGATAGACGCGGTGCTTCCGCTGCACGCGCACGCCCTGCAATACTCTTCGCAACTCGAAACCGATATTTATGTGCGCCATATTTCGGGAGAATTGGAAAAAGCCCGCAGCACACTGGAGCGTCTCGATCGGAGCAAATCCGATTTTATTTCCGTAGCCGCGCATGAGTTGCGCACGCCGCTGACGTTGATCGAAGGGTATGCCTCGATGCTTGGGGATATTCACCTGAATGAAGCACAGGTTATGGCACAGGCCGAAATTATGCTCCACGGCATTGGCAGCGGCGTTCAGCGTTTACGCGAAATCATTGAAGATATGATCGATGTTTCCCTGATTGATAATGATATGCTCAAGTTGAATTTCCAGCCGGTGTGGCTGAATCAGTTACTGGGAATCGCCCAGCATGAAATCAGCGCCGTACTCGCAGAGCGCGATCTGACCCTGGATATTCAGGAATTCCCCGGTTACAACGAGATGATCTTTGCCGACCCTGAACGGCTGTATCAGGCCCTTTGGAATATTCTTTCGAACGCGGTTAAATACACCCCGAATCAGGGAAGAATTACCATCAACGGACGCATACTTTCCGGCTTCATCGAAGTAACCATTGCAGATACCGGCATTGGGATTAACCCCGACGATCAGGAACGCATATTTGAAAAATTTGGCCGTCTGGGGAACGTGGCTTTACACTCCAGCGGAAAAACCAAATTCAAGGGCGGAGGCCCGGGGTTGGGGCTGCCCATTACCAAGGGGATTGTTGAAACCCACGGCGGCGCAATCTGGGTTGAATCGGATGGTTATGATGAAACGATTTGTCCAGGCTCAAAATTCCACATTTTGTTGCCAATACGAAAAGAATCGCCCGATGAAAAACTGAGCAAGCTCTTTGAGCCGCTTGGCGAGCAGCGCAAGGCGAAGCGCTGGAATCAGCGACGCAAGTCCTGAATGTAGTTATTTCGCTCAGTAAATCGCACTTTTTCTTGTGAAAGTGCGTGACCCTAAGGAAGTAAGTTATGTCTAAAGAAGTTTACAAAACCAAACCGCCTGCCGAATCGGCTTTTTTGATTGGGGCAGAGTTTAACGATCAGGAAAACTTACTCTCTCTGGATGATTCGCTGAGTGAGTTAGCCTTACTCGCCAAAACGGCTGGGCTGGATGTGGTTGGCAGCGAAACCCAGAAACGTGCTCGACCGCACCCAAAAACCTTTATCGGGGCAGGTAAAGTGGAAGAGGTGAAACTGCTCGCCGAAGAATTGGATGCCCAAGTGATTATCTTCGATGAGGAGCTTTCGCCGCGGCATCAGCGCGAATTGGAGAAACTTTTTGGCGAAGATGTGCGCGTGCTCGACCGCACCGCGCTCATTCTGGATATTTTTGCCCAGCACGCCAGCACGCGCGAGGGGGCGTTGCAAGTTGAGTTGGCTCAATACGAATACCGTCTGCCGCGCCTGACCCGCGCCTGGACCCATCTGGCTCGACAGGCGGGCGGTGGCGGCGGGCGCACCGGCAGCGCGGGCGGCGTGGGTTTGCGCGGCCCCGGAGAAACCCAGCTCGAAGTGGATCGCCGCGATATTCGCCGCCGCATCAGCCATTTGCGCGCCGAACTCGATAAAGTCCGCGCCCATCGCCAACGGCACCGCGCTCAGCGCAAGCGTTCGCGCATTCCCATTGTGGCCTTAGTGGGGTATACCAACGCCGGGAAGTCAACCTTGCTCAATGGGTTGGCAGCCTCGGATGTTTATGTGGCCGACCAACTCTTTGCCACGCTCGATCCCACGACCCGCCGCGTTGAACTCTCCGATGGCACGCCGATCCTCTTCACCGACACGGTTGGCTTCATCCAAAAGTTACCCACCATGTTGGTGGCAGCCTTCCGCGCCACGCTCGAAGAAATCGCCGAAGCTGATCTGCTTTTGCATGTGCTCGACATTACACATCCCAATGTGCATGCCCAGGCCGAGGCCGTGTTGCAAACCCTTAAAGAGATAGATGCCGACCACATCCCCATTTTGACGGCGCTCAATAAAATCGACCGCCTCCATGACCCCGGCGCGGCTCGTTTGGCGCTGGATGAATTCCCCGATGCGGTGGCGATTTCGGCCTTGCAGCGCGAGGGCATTGGCGATTTGCTGGCCGCGATTCAGCAGCAACTTTTTGAATTTTATACCCCGTTGGATATGCTCTTGCCCTATAGTGAAGGCCGCCTGATCTCTCTATTTCATGCGCAAGGCGAGGTTGAACTCGTCGAGCACACCCACAAGGGCGTGCATATCCGCGGGCGGCTGCCCGGACGTTACCTGGCCCAGTTCAAATCATTTTTGCCAGAAGAAGCTGTCGATGAAGATGCGCAGGAGGTGGAGGTCTGATGCTGTCTTTCAATCGTTTTTTGGATCGTTTGTCGGATTACCTGTCCCAACGCAAAGGCCTGCTCCCGTTGGTGGGCGTGCTTTTTGTGGCGATCAATTTTGTCATGAGGCTTTGCCTGGGGGGTAGTTGGCTCGCCGAGAGCGACCTGTTCCTGCACTTTGGGGTGATCGTGGCAATTGTGGGATTTTTACTGGCCTGGGCATTATAGCGACTTCATAACAAGGAGGAAAAATGTCGCAAATAATTATGATGGTTGATGACGACCCGCAAGTTCGTGCGCTGGTATCGAAACTGCTGACAAACAAGGGCTACGACGTGCGTTGCAGCGACTCAGGCCTCGATGCGGTGGCTCTGGCCCGGGAGATACAGCCCGATCTGATTTTGTTAGATTTAGAGATGCCCGGCAAAAATGGCTTTGAAGTGCTGGCTGATTTGCAAACGGATGAACAGGCCATGAATATCCCCGTGATCATGTTCTCGGCGCGCTCCCAGGTGGATGATAAAGTCGCTGGGCTTGATCTTGGCTCCGTAGATTATGTTGTCAAGCCCGTCCACCCCGATGAATTATTGGCTCGTATCCGGGCGGCGCTCAAGCGCTGATGTATAAAAAAAAGAAGCCGGTCGATTTTCTTATCGACCGGCTTCTTTTTTTATTTATAACACATCCAGCTTCGGCCCGGCGGCTCGCACCTCGGGGGGTGCATCTTCAGCGAATTTCTTGAAATTTTCAATGAAACGCGCCGCAAGTTGGCGATATTTGTCGTTGTAGGCGGCCTTGCTCGGCCACGATTTACTGGGGTACAGCACATCTTCCGGCACGCCGGGGCAGCTTTTGGGGACTTCAAAGCCAAAAACCGGTTCGGTGTAATAATCCACGTTCTGTAAATCGCCATTCAGCGCCGCGGTCAGCATGGCGCGCGTATAGCGGATGCTAATGCGTTTTCCAACGCCATACGCCCCGCCCACCCAGCCGGTATTCAGTAGCCAGGCCGTTGCTCCGTAGCGCGCCATTTTTCGGGCTAATAGCTCGGCATATTTGGCCGGATGATGCACCATGAATGGCGCGCCAAAACAGGCGCTAAAGGTGATCTCCGGTTCTTCGCCCAGGCCAACTTCTGTGCCCCCAACTTTGGAGGTGTAGCCTGAAATGAAGTGGTACATGGCCTGTTCCGGGGTTAGCCGGGCAATCGGGGGCATCACCCCGGAGGCGTCGCAGGTGAGCAAAAGGATATTCTTCGGGTGCCCACCGCGCCCGCCGGGCAGGGCGTTATCAATAAAATGGATCGGATAGGAGGCGCGCGTATTTTCGGTGAGTTCATCATCGTCGAGATCAATCCGGCGTGTCACCGGGTCATAGATCACGTTTTCGAGTACGGTGCCAAAGCGCTGGGTGCAGGCGTGAATTTGCGGCTCTGCGCTGGGGGAGAGTTGAATCACCTTTGCGTAGCAACCCCCCTCGAAGTTGAACACGCCGTCATCGCTCCAGCCATGTTCATCATCGCCGATCAGCTTGCGATTGGGGTCTGCCGAAAGGCTGGTCTTCCCTGTTCCTGATAAGCCGAAGAAGAGCGCCACGTCTTCATCGTCGCCCTGATTGGCCGAGCAATGCATCGTCATTACGCCCTCTTTGGGCAGTAGATAATTCAGCACAGTGAAGATGGATTTTTTGATCTCACCGCCATAGGCCGAGCCGCCGATGATCGCCAACTGCTGCTCGAAATTGAGGGCAATAAATGTATCGGAGCGTGTGCCATCTACAGGTGGAAAGGCCTTGAAGGAGGGCAGCGCAACCACGGTGAATTGGGGTACATGCGTGCGATATTCTTCGGCGCTCTGCGGCAGGATGAACATATTGCGCGAGAAGAGACTGTGCCAGGCGAATTCGGTAATAATGCGAACGGGCAAGCGGTATTCGGGGTGCGCTCCGGCGTAGCAATCTTGCACGAAGAGGTCGCGCCCTTGCACGAAACCTTGCAGGCGCGTGAAGAGTTCGTCGAATTTCTCGCGCCCGTAGGGGCGGTTGTATTCGCCCCACCAGATATCTTCTTCGGTGGAGGGTTCGCGCACGACGAACTTGTCTTGCGCGGCGCGGGCAGTGTGCTTGCCCGAAGGCACAATCATCGCCCCGGCGTGCGAGATATGCCCCTCGCCGCGGAAAACGATCTCTTCGTAGAGCGATTCGGTGGGTAAATTCCAGTAGGCCAGACGAAGGTTCGTGAAGCCGTGATTGCTCAGGCTGTAATCGCCCTTGAGGGCATGGGCTTGTACTTCGGCGGGGGTTTTGATGTTAAGAAGGTTGTTCATAGGGACTCCGATTGAAAGTTGAAAGTTGAAGGTTGAAAGTTACAGAATATTTTCCAATCTTCATTTTTCAACCCGTAGTTACAGCCAGTCTCGGATAAGTTTCCGGTCGCCAATATAAATTTCATTCGGGGCTGTGGGGTCTAAGGCCCAACGCATTCGCTCCACCCCTTCGGTGAGGTCCTTGACCGAACCGGCAAAGCTCAGGCGTAGATAGCCCTCCAGGCCAAAACTCACCCCAGGGACCGTCACGACCAGCGCCTTTTCGAGCAGAAAATCGGCTAGTTTTACCGAACTATTTCCATAGGCGCGGAAATCCGGCATGACATAAAATGTGCCATCCGGCGGGATAATCTTGAGGTCGTTGAAGGCTTTGAGTTCATTCATCACCACGTTGCGGTTGTTCTCAATCGTCAGGCGCAGGTTTTCGATCACGCCCTGCTGCCCCGTCAGCGCACCCTCGGCGGCAGATTGTAATAATGTGGCCGGGTTGGAGGTCATCTGCGATTGGACGTTAATCATCACTTCCACGATTTTGCGCGGCGCAATCGCCCAGCCGATGCGGAAGCCGGTCATGCCGTAGGCTTTGGAGATGCCGTTGACAACGATTAGATGCGAATTTTCGACATCTTTTTGGGTGTGCTGGTAGCCCGGCGTCCACGGTTTGCGGTCGAAAACCAGCTTGTGGTAAATATCATCCATAATCAGATAAATGCCCTTGCGCTCGCAGAATTCGACCAATTCGGCGATGAAGTCGGCACTGTACATCACCCCGGAAGGGTTGTTGGGGCTGTTGATGATAATGGCTTTGGTATATGAGCTGACCGCCTGCTCAATATCGGCCATGCGATGGTAGAAGGTGCCATCCTCGGGCGTGACGACCACGGGGATTGCGTAGCACATTTTGACCATCTCCGGGTAGCTGACCCAGTAGGGCGCCAGCAGCACGACTTCGTCTTGCGGATTGAGCAGCGTATAGAGAATATTGAATATGGATTGTTTGGCTCCTGTGGTGACGATGATATTCTCCGGGGCGACCACGCGCCCGTAGTTTTCCTCGGTATAGCGGATGATGGCTTTCTTAAGGGAAGGTGTGCCATCCACCCGCGCATATTTCACATCCCCCACGCGTAGCTGTGCCGAAGAACTCAAGATGGCGTTAATCGGCGTGGGGTTTTTGGGTTCGCCGATCCCCAAGTGAATCACGGGTTCGCCCCTGGCACGCAATAGTTGTGCTTTTTCGTTGAGCGCAAATGTGGGGGAGGTGGCAATGGATCGAGCTTGTTTGCTGAGACTCATTTTGACTCCATTTCAGGTAATTATTGGGTAAATGCTATTATACTCTTTTGAGCTTCCCCGGCTACGATAATTTCTTCTAAATGAGTCGCACCTTTTTCCTGCACAAACGCAACTGTTAACTGCAATTTTTTTGCAATAGTGTACAATATGGGCATAATTATTAGGAGTTCATAATTGAAAATTACTACTTGGAATGTAAATGGATTAAGAGCCGCCCTCGGTAAGGGCGCAGCCGATTGGTGGAATCGTGAGCCGTCTGATGCGCTCTGTTTGCAAGAGATTCGTGTGCGGCCAGATCAATTGGATACTGAGCAACGCGATTTGGTTGAACGTGTTCATGGGCATGCCGAATGGCATCC is a genomic window containing:
- a CDS encoding M28 family peptidase, encoding MKKQWSILLGSGLSLVLLVGWLFAVTASVPAAVFDGERALADIEAQLSFGPRTPESPGRVQFLQWAQAEFSASGWTTAPQAAEIDGHEITNLVAQHEARADGQPWFILAAHYDTRIYADQDPDPEKRGLPVPGANDGASGVAVLLELARVIPADYPAEIWLVLFDAEDNGRIEGWDWILGSRAFVAALEGQPDAVIIVDMIGDADLNIKMERNSDVALTFSIWEQAAALGYSAYFLPMMGYSMLDDHTPFLQAGIPAVDVIDFDYPYWHTTEDTLDKVSAESLQIVGDTLLAWLQNRVAPLDK
- a CDS encoding HAMP domain-containing histidine kinase, coding for MRVVELFDQVRDRWGERVAHRLARGERVRESFRDELERYFDLMRQAISSGDPAWLNDVLDQWTEARTQSEREQREASLVPILGHIMLSLNHVAREILNPEDALDLIDAVLPLHAHALQYSSQLETDIYVRHISGELEKARSTLERLDRSKSDFISVAAHELRTPLTLIEGYASMLGDIHLNEAQVMAQAEIMLHGIGSGVQRLREIIEDMIDVSLIDNDMLKLNFQPVWLNQLLGIAQHEISAVLAERDLTLDIQEFPGYNEMIFADPERLYQALWNILSNAVKYTPNQGRITINGRILSGFIEVTIADTGIGINPDDQERIFEKFGRLGNVALHSSGKTKFKGGGPGLGLPITKGIVETHGGAIWVESDGYDETICPGSKFHILLPIRKESPDEKLSKLFEPLGEQRKAKRWNQRRKS
- the hflX gene encoding GTPase HflX is translated as MSKEVYKTKPPAESAFLIGAEFNDQENLLSLDDSLSELALLAKTAGLDVVGSETQKRARPHPKTFIGAGKVEEVKLLAEELDAQVIIFDEELSPRHQRELEKLFGEDVRVLDRTALILDIFAQHASTREGALQVELAQYEYRLPRLTRAWTHLARQAGGGGGRTGSAGGVGLRGPGETQLEVDRRDIRRRISHLRAELDKVRAHRQRHRAQRKRSRIPIVALVGYTNAGKSTLLNGLAASDVYVADQLFATLDPTTRRVELSDGTPILFTDTVGFIQKLPTMLVAAFRATLEEIAEADLLLHVLDITHPNVHAQAEAVLQTLKEIDADHIPILTALNKIDRLHDPGAARLALDEFPDAVAISALQREGIGDLLAAIQQQLFEFYTPLDMLLPYSEGRLISLFHAQGEVELVEHTHKGVHIRGRLPGRYLAQFKSFLPEEAVDEDAQEVEV
- a CDS encoding response regulator — its product is MSQIIMMVDDDPQVRALVSKLLTNKGYDVRCSDSGLDAVALAREIQPDLILLDLEMPGKNGFEVLADLQTDEQAMNIPVIMFSARSQVDDKVAGLDLGSVDYVVKPVHPDELLARIRAALKR
- the pckA gene encoding phosphoenolpyruvate carboxykinase (ATP), translated to MNNLLNIKTPAEVQAHALKGDYSLSNHGFTNLRLAYWNLPTESLYEEIVFRGEGHISHAGAMIVPSGKHTARAAQDKFVVREPSTEEDIWWGEYNRPYGREKFDELFTRLQGFVQGRDLFVQDCYAGAHPEYRLPVRIITEFAWHSLFSRNMFILPQSAEEYRTHVPQFTVVALPSFKAFPPVDGTRSDTFIALNFEQQLAIIGGSAYGGEIKKSIFTVLNYLLPKEGVMTMHCSANQGDDEDVALFFGLSGTGKTSLSADPNRKLIGDDEHGWSDDGVFNFEGGCYAKVIQLSPSAEPQIHACTQRFGTVLENVIYDPVTRRIDLDDDELTENTRASYPIHFIDNALPGGRGGHPKNILLLTCDASGVMPPIARLTPEQAMYHFISGYTSKVGGTEVGLGEEPEITFSACFGAPFMVHHPAKYAELLARKMARYGATAWLLNTGWVGGAYGVGKRISIRYTRAMLTAALNGDLQNVDYYTEPVFGFEVPKSCPGVPEDVLYPSKSWPSKAAYNDKYRQLAARFIENFKKFAEDAPPEVRAAGPKLDVL
- a CDS encoding pyridoxal phosphate-dependent aminotransferase — encoded protein: MSLSKQARSIATSPTFALNEKAQLLRARGEPVIHLGIGEPKNPTPINAILSSSAQLRVGDVKYARVDGTPSLKKAIIRYTEENYGRVVAPENIIVTTGAKQSIFNILYTLLNPQDEVVLLAPYWVSYPEMVKMCYAIPVVVTPEDGTFYHRMADIEQAVSSYTKAIIINSPNNPSGVMYSADFIAELVEFCERKGIYLIMDDIYHKLVFDRKPWTPGYQHTQKDVENSHLIVVNGISKAYGMTGFRIGWAIAPRKIVEVMINVQSQMTSNPATLLQSAAEGALTGQQGVIENLRLTIENNRNVVMNELKAFNDLKIIPPDGTFYVMPDFRAYGNSSVKLADFLLEKALVVTVPGVSFGLEGYLRLSFAGSVKDLTEGVERMRWALDPTAPNEIYIGDRKLIRDWL